A region of Zeugodacus cucurbitae isolate PBARC_wt_2022May chromosome 5, idZeuCucr1.2, whole genome shotgun sequence DNA encodes the following proteins:
- the LOC105218397 gene encoding uncharacterized protein LOC105218397 produces MEKRDKSWDIDATMKLIKKVEQHRLLWDTHDIDFLNIVKKRHVFSEIGLEFGCIGSEIERKWRELRNQYRREKLQYNNLNAMPTWFAYEHMRFVDNQDSCNSLTMAPTSPISANSSIAEASNAFFRTYKIQNGKFPLTSDTISDVEQSQLADRDLKFSLKALQLNYEKFKILAYSCAYNAISIMHSTMH; encoded by the exons atGGAAAAACGCGATAAGAGTTGGGACATTGACgcaacaatgaaattaattaaaaaagtcgAACAGCACCGTTTGCTGTGGGATACACATGACATTGATTTTCTGAATATTGTGAAGAAACGACATGTTTTCAGTGAGATTGGTTTAGAATTTGGTTGTATTGGTTCGGAAATAGAACGCAAGTGGCGCGAGTTGCGAAACCAATATCGACGTGAAAAATTGCAATACAACAACTTGAATGCAATGCCCACATGGTTTGCCTATGAACATATGCGCTTTGTGGATAATCAGGATTCG TGCAACTCCTTGACCATGGCACCAACCTCACCAATTTCCGCAAACTCATCGATTGCGGAAGCTTCGAACGCATTTTTCCGTACATATAAAATACAGAATGGTAAATTCCCTTTAACCAGTGACACAATATCCGACGTTGAACAGTCACAATTAGCTGATCGTGATTTGAAATTTTCGCTGAAGGCGTTGCAGCTAAATTACGAAAAATTCAAGATCCTCGCATACAGCTGTGCGTACAACGCGATATCGATAATGCACTCTACGATGCATTAA
- the LOC105218398 gene encoding uncharacterized protein LOC105218398, with the protein MSTLGGSRGERNAKPKFSALDINRMYKNSRGEPAEPSAQKNQVPRKHGMQSLGKVPSARRPPANLPSLKAEITNSPNTNNNLIPSTGQEVNSTSGGQITTHTPTGAVNNQQQQQQLKNINNKSALGNSNNNNNSNNNSISNSVGGLKLVNNSTSVSTGGSGGQQLRNSSVANHANQQQQQRNSPITWSAVTTGNDMTGGGKGSGGGGGGGKSSVPPLYQSPQFQYEFPTLDGTVGGGAGGGGGGSGGGGGNASNRNKQHQQQQEHYHHQQQQQHHHQHANQQQQHYHHQQQQHSQQNHHHHHQQQHHHQHQQNHHTHQRDYNNQQQHGSGGGGRHAHDQRYDAHNYKDGSDGDGGSDYAYQQQQQHHHHREQQQQQQQQRELNEVSLRPQNDANTWLQQQEKSGKGTVEGQSNQQGQGPQTQNTNAAGAAVPLPILQLMPSFMQRGAPMPQSGSGGGGGGSNGPRSQTPPTYQNGIGGKDTGGGGGTLRSQQRATGGNGGGGAQDYRSGSPVISSFRAATAIPKRPPQLATPPLGGTQTPNGGIRKDKEFIIEPEVVQMQRPIIREEDLERLNAIANDDSWTKQDDIDYTKKLTFSDDESPEEHTPTQERDRPAFNKSAGSSGGSHELRKNSNASSVNNNWQRSGSIKDQRDSAEREKSVDCEDTRQQNGHRSSAAGSIALDAAVYERVKQRKEEEERREKERREAAARKLQELEMKIYNKKAASAAAAGGGTGATTTGAGGDAVEQPTPPPSIGGGSEEDFNIRRSGGGNRDYERGNTRGGYDTRERDVRGGGDYVRGERGGGGPGSGVGAQGVGAGGKPIFSAQFQSNLPPRFQKQQQMQAQLGGPPISGGALSGNGKASGPLGSGLDKSGSAGSSYESGAGRYMQKGGNGGPMQRGGRGDYRDNYTRGGGGGYGRIRNDSERDDEPRYHGGRGGRGGDDYMRGNGLSQNQLSRSISDTSQRKTSVSSNDESSKYGGNSSLNDSKEFGSGALVSSWAEETDAELKRQREESFSSTHSQESIPIKILQRPHTQKSVSEEETSPLQQQQQHTHSQQQQLQSQQQLNQQQQQQHQAPHRRSESEQTTLFAPTQILRRSESSSDEKPKQPHQTGSGDAVLSSKISEEKSPLITKQTTDSESQHKKRKESESSNSAAPIHSGVRKESVSTDDSKLQVDENRSAASLTAVSQPQREPKRPSPRGGGVGGGRDRGGERDRDRDRDRDRERGPRAYPGCRGVRDWNPRGPRGGRFYGPNEPRLASESEHSEDVDEEGYGGGGRRGDRQSPKVPRKDHGGHRSGGEERNSKEGFAPRGEPSRRGRGGGANIGDRGDRGDRGSSSSYRRNDGGGRGQGRHYGRQPYDEHHKDHKRSSESETTGGGSDVDKTKQNQLALSAGLSKVKDSNLTTTPSADEKTRTQTGAKQQAPPQGVANAQQNKKAGVVGEAEKKGTTPTPPKQFGGNSGGGAQVRKESTSSTKTDEVAERERKSASKEKDLPSGAVQQTQQQQRSNSSGQLSAAQRSSSSVGAKKQDLPMASLPTSQSASAIGATKPNQQSQQQTVTKPPPGLGGANSGGNFKPTNSTSLPNQSVATQQQQQKQNIELQKSKSDTNAVTMNAVRQQPLAQHRTSISEMDKAKMGAGANDKPNAVVSGGSTLLLDGAPVNTIIFENTNYKQQAQAAQLKRSNESLSSAVSSGVSVTAVETLSNALSQMSFAKGNDPTVPGGGVVVSTAGDYDKDMKLGFTFGDATESYVSTVPNKSPNENESKVVNVAGQQVAVTTVGQQQHQQVQQQQQQTQNIISTADLNMKIASVKKVWESVAPMTSEASSSALQHQQVAHQQQQQAQQQAQQQLQHQQQQQQQQQQAQQQLEVVDPSGHMSAAASFVAAVAASQQQHQQQHMPHYAVAAVPLHQHQHQHHSLSSPGPVPSGYGSHGSPFDVATPLEQQFAQSGSIVVGGADDPTSVVGYPSPQQTQQQQAQSAAAAQQQQQVLKHPDVVKQQQQASAAAKQLQQHHGSSMGMSPPPNLQQQQQQQQQQQQAQHQQSAAAQQQQLHAAPPSFYQASPQFTGIPSPPTVVFNSSQMAPPPSQAGLYAPFHSLDHSSRSQFSAAAAAHSFPGHYSAAAAAAAGGPFNAYAMQTTANMAGGPTPEMYSSLTSQFRMGGGPSPFGNPNSQQLNNPNAQAVTIISSNSNSMMSSVGSVKPPPSSQQLGTIGSKGGGGGGPYAAQQYMNLYPGPPPQHPQGGPPGPPGAHQLQSNSYYSNSASGPNGPAFYGGPPPQGAGAGAQNFGLAAAAGLYGGHQGGPPGSNGPPGPQGPPGPQSQHTMGNFNTQFMNSQLLTAASINQFRAGPTPQQHAAAAAAYMKSGQGQSHLQDSMGRQLKSPLGADVSLSLAKQVQSQPSPPHHKNYGSWDLQNQVMQQQAQQQSQSQQQQAAQQRAGGVGGGGNVQNMPPGSRGGGPPGVQGGPAGGGVGGQGGQGRYPTPIQRPNNYPQHPQGGPQSQQQQQQQQQQQQSQAGQRQNNMRQGPGGPPGNGGGGNGPQGGPGGHNSGNVGGGPNGGGGGQGCGPGGPNNGGGGAGGPNGGGQMNKPYYANNAGGGGSRANHA; encoded by the exons ATGAGTACACTGGGGGGAAGTAGGGGAGAGCGAAATGCCAAGCCCAAGTTCTCAGCACTCGATATAAATCGAATGTACAAAAATAGTCGC GGTGAACCAGCTGAACCATCTGCACAAAAGAATCAAGTGCCACGTAAACATGGAATGCAAAGTTTGGGCAAAGTGCCGTCCGCAAGGCGTCCACCAGCTAATTTACCATCCCTGAAAGCTGAAATAACAAATTCGCCAAATACGAATAACAATCTAATACCATCAACCGGACAAGAAG TCAACTCAACGAGCGGCGGTCaaataacaacacacacacccacaggaGCAGTAAataatcaacaacagcaacaacaattgaagaACATCAACAACAAGTCCGCACTTGgtaacagtaacaacaataataacagcaacaacaatagcattagTAACAGCGTCGGTGGTTTAAAACTTGTGAACAATTCGACAAGTGTAAGCACTGGCGGTAGTGGCGGTCAGCAGTTGCGCAACTCTTCAGTAGCGAATCACGCcaatcaacaacagcagcaacgaaACTCGCCAATAACATGGTCTGCTGTGACAACGGGCAACGACATGACCGGTGGTGGCAAGGgcagcggtggtggtggtggtgggggCAAATCATCGGTACCGCCACTCTATCAGAGTCCACAGTTTCAATACGAATTTCCAACGTTAGATGGCACAGTTGGCGGCGGcgccggtggtggtggtggtggcagcggcggcggcggtggcaatGCATCGAATCGAAACAAacagcatcagcaacaacagGAGCATTATcatcaccaacaacagcaacaacaccatcaTCAGCATGcgaaccaacagcaacaacattatcatcatcaacaacaacaacattcgcaACAAAatcatcatcaccatcatcagcagcagcaccatCACCAACATCAGCAAAATCACCATACACACCAACGAGACTACAACAACCAGCAGCAACATGGCAGTGGTGGCGGTGGTCGTCACGCACACGATCAGCGTTACGATGCGCACAATTACAAAGATGGCAGCGACGGAGACGGTGGCAGCGATTACGcttatcaacagcaacaacagcatcatCACCACcgcgaacaacagcaacagcagcagcaacagcgcgAACTGAACGAAGTAAGTTTGCGTCCACAAAACGATGCGAACACCTGGTTGCAGCAACAAGAGAAATCCGGCAAGGGCACAGTAGAAGGCCAGTCGAACCAACAGGGCCAGGGCCCCCAAACGCAGAATACGAATGCTGCAGGTGCAGCAGTGCCGTTGCCTATCCTGCAGCTAATGCCATCGTTTATGCAGCGCGGTGCACCAATGCCGCAATCTGGAAGCGGTGGCGGGGGTGGTGGCAGCAACGGACCACGCTCTCAAACACCACCAACCTATCAGAACGGTATTGGTGGCAAGGATacgggtggtggtggtggtacaTTGCGTTCACAACAACGTGCCACTGGTGGCAATGGTGGTGGTGGAGCGCAGGACTATCGCTCCGGTTCGCCTGTAATTAGTAGTTTTCGTGCAGCAACTGCAATACCCAAGCGGCCACCACAATTGGCCACACCGCCATTAGGTGGCACACAAACTCCCAACGGTGGTATACGAAAGGACAAAGAATTTATCATTGAACCAGAAGTGGTCCAAATGCAACGACCAATTATACGCGAAGAAGATCTGGAACGCCTCAATGCTATAGCTAACGATGATAGTTGGACCAAACAGGATGATATCGATTACACGAAAAAACTGACATTCTCAGATGATGAATCGCCTGAAGAGCATACGCCAACGCAGGAGCGTGATCGGCCAGCATTCAATAAGTCGGCGGGCAGTAGTGGCGGTTCACATGAGCTACGTAAGAACTCCAATGCGAGCAGCGTGAATAACAATTGGCAACGTAGTGGTAGCATTAAGGACCAACGTGACAGTGCGGAACGCGAGAAGTCGGTCGATTGTGAGGATACACGTCAGCAGAATGGACATCGCAGTAGTGCGGCGGGTAGTATTGCTTTGGACGCTGCCGTTTACGAGCGTGTAAAGCAACGCAAAGAGGAGGAGGAGCGACGCGAAAAAGAACGACGTGAAGCGGCCGCACGTAAATTACAAGAACTTGAAATGAAGATCTATAATAAGAAGGCGGcgagcgcagcagcagcaggtgGTGGTACCGGCGCAACAACTACAGGCGCTGGCGGTGACGCCGTGGAACAACCGACTCCGCCTCCCTCAATTGGCGGTGGCAGTGAGGAAGATTTTAATATACGTCGCAGCGGTGGCGGTAACAGGGACTACGAACGCGGCAATACACGCGGTGGCTATGATACACGTGAACGTGATGTGCGTGGCGGCGGTGACTATGTGCGTGGCGAACGTGGTGGTGGTGGCCCAGGCAGTGGTGTCGGCGCACAAGGTGTTGGCGCTGGTGGCAAACCAATATTTTCGGCACAATTCCAGTCGAATTTGCCGCCACGCTTCCAGAAGCAGCAACAAATGCAAGCGCAGCTAGGTGGCCCACCGATTAGCGGTGGCGCATTAAGTGGCAATGGTAAAGCGTCTGGCCCGTTGGGTAGTGGTTTAGATAAATCGGGCTCGGCAGGTTCGTCCTATGAGTCTGGCGCCGGCCGTTACATGCAGAAGGGTGGTAACGGTGGTCCGATGCAACGCGGTGGTCGTGGCGATTATCGTGACAATTATACgcgcggcggtggtggtggctaTGGGCGTATACGCAATGACAGTGAACGCGACGACGAACCACGCTATCATGGTGGACGTGGTGGACGGGGCGGTGATGATTATATGCGCGGCAATGGCTTGTCACAAAATCAGTTGTCACGCAGTATATCAGATACTTCGCAACGCAAAACCAGCGTTTCGTCTAACGATGAATCTAGCAAGTATGGTGGCAACAGTAGTTTGAATGATTCGAAGGAGTTTGGCAGTGGCGCACTTGTGTCGTCTTGGGCTGAAGAGACGGATGCCGAGCTGAAGCGCCAACGTGAAGAGAGTTTCTCCTCGACGCATAGCCAGGAGTCAATACCCATAAAAATACTGCAACGACCACATACCCAGAAGAGTGTGTCGGAGGAGGAAACTTCGCCacttcaacagcaacaacaacatacacactcccaacaacagcaattgcaatCTCAACAGCAGCtaaatcagcaacaacaacaacaacaccaagcaCCACATCGTCGCAGCGAAAGTGAACAAACCACACTTTTTGCACCAACTCAAATATTACGTCGCTCTGAGTCGTCGAGTGATGAGAAACCCAAGCAACCACATCAAACAGGTAGTGGAGACGCAGTCCTATCTAGTAAGATTAGCGAAGAGAAGAGCCCACTGATCACAAAACAGACCACAGACTCTGAATCTCAGCACAAGAAGCGTAAAGAAAGTGAGAGTAGCAATTCCGCAGCTCCAATCCATTCAGGAGTTCGAAAGGAATCCGTATCGACGGATGATAGCAAACTACAGGTTGATGAGAATCGTTCGGCAGCGTCTTTAACAGCCGTAAGTCAACCGCAGCGTGAGCCTAAAAGACCCAGTCCACGCGGTGGTGGTGTTGGCGGCGGTAGAGATCGAGGTGGTGAACGTGATCGTGATCGCGATCGGGACAGAGATCGGGAACGTGGTCCGCGTGCTTATCCTGGCTGCCGTGGTGTCCGCGATTGGAATCCTCGTGGTCCACGTGGTGGCCGTTTCTATGGCCCAAATGAGCCGCGACTAGCCAGCGAATCGGAACATTCTGAGGATGTCGATGAAGAGGGGTACGGTGGTGGTGGTCGTCGTGGTGATCGGCAAAGTCCCAAAGTACCACGAAAAGATCACGGTGGGCATCGTAGTGGCGGTGAAGAACGTAACTCAAAAGAAGGTTTCGCACCACGTGGTGAGCCATCACGTCGTGGTCGTGGCGGTGGGGCGAATATTGGTGATCGCGGCGATCGTGGTGATCGTGGCTCATCATCATCATATCGACGTAATGATGGCGGTGGTCGCGGTCAAGGTCGTCATTATGGACGACAGCCCTACGACGAACATCATAAGGACCATAAGCGTAGTTCCGAGTCGGAAACAACAGGCGGTGGAAGTGATGTTGACAAAacgaaacaaaatcaattagcGTTGAGCGCTGGACTTTCCAAAGTTAAGGATTCCAATTTGACTACGACACCATCTGCAGATGAAAAGACGCGCACACAAACTGGCGCTAAGCAACAGGCTCCACCACAAGGCGTTGCAAATGCGCAGCAAAACAAGAAAGCCGGTGTGGTTGGGGAAGCAGAGAAGAAAGGTACTACCCCCACTCCACCCAAACAATTCGGTGGCAATAGTGGAGGGGGCGCCCAAGTTCGTAAAGAGAGTACTTCGAGCACTAAAACGGATGAGGTCGCCGAACGCGAACGTAAGTCCGCATCCAAAGAAAAAGATTTACCCAGCGGCGCTGTACAAcagacgcaacaacaacaacgcagcaATAGTTCAGGTCAATTGTCCGCAGCGCAACGTAGCAGTTCTAGtgttggtgccaagaaacaagatTTACCAATGGCCTCACTGCCCACCTCGCAATCGGCATCTGCCATTGGCGCTACCAAACCCAACCAGCAATCGCAACAACAAACGGTGACGAAACCACCACCCGGTCTAGGGGGTGCCAATAGCGGTGGCAACTTCAAGCCTACAAATAGCACTTCGCTGCCAAATCAAAGTGTTGCtacgcaacagcaacaacaaaaacagaataTTGAACTACAAAAGAGTAAATCGGATACAAATGCCGTTACAATGAATGCGGTACGTCAACAGCCGCTCGCACAGCATCGCACTTCCATCAGCGAGATGGACAAGGCGAAAATGGGCGCCGGCGCCAATGATAAACCGAATGCGGTCGTCAGCGGCGGCAGCACACTACTACTGGATGGCGCTCCCGTCAATACGATTATCTTCGAGAACACCAACTATAAGCAGCAAGCGCAGGCAGCCCAGCTTAAACGCTCCAACGAGTCACTGAGTTCAGCCGTCAGCAGCGGAGTTAGTGTCACCGCCGTTGAAACGTTGAGCAATGCGCTGTCGCAGATGTCTTTCGCCAAAGGAAATGATCCGACAGTGCCTGGCGGCGGAGTGGTTGTATCCACAGCGGGAGACTACGACAAAGACATGAAATTGGGCTTCACTTTTGGTGATGCCACTGAGTCATACGTATCGACGGTGCCCAACAAGTCGCCAAATGAGAATGAATCCAAAGTTGTTAACGTGGCTGGACAACAAGTAGCCGTCACAACTGTCGGACAGCAGCAACATCAGCaggtgcagcaacaacaacagcagactCAGAATATAATTTCGACAGCCGACTTGAATATGAAAATTGCCAGCGTGAAGAAGGTATGGGAGAGTGTAGCGCCAATGACATCGGAAGCGAGTTCGTCAGCGCTACAACATCAGCAGGTggcacaccaacaacagcaacaggcaCAACAACAAGCCCAACAACAGTTgcagcatcaacagcaacagcaacaacaacagcaacaagcacaacaacaactagaggTGGTTGATCCCAGCGGACACATGTCGGCGGCTGCTTCATTTGTAGCCGCTGTTGCAGcatcgcaacaacaacatcagcaacagcaTATGCCACACTATGCAGTCGCTGCTGTACCATTGCACCAACATCAACACCAACACCACTCGCTGTCCTCGCCTGGTCCAGTGCCAAGCGGTTACGGCAGCCATGGGTCACCCTTCGACGTCGCCACACCACTCGAACAGCAGTTCGCACAGAGCGGCAGTATTGTGGTGGGCGGCGCCGATGATCCGACCAGTGTCGTCGGCTATCCCAGTCCACAAcagacacaacaacagcaggcgCAATCCGCTGCCGctgcacaacagcaacagcaggtGCTCAAGCACCCAGATGTTGtgaaacagcagcagcaggcgTCTGCTGCCGCAAAACAATTGCAACAGCATCATGGCTCATCGATGGGCATGTCACCACCACctaacttacaacaacaacagcaacagcagcaacaacaacaacaggcacaGCATCAACAATCAGCAgctgcgcaacagcaacaattgcacGCAGCACCGCCATCCTTCTACCAAGCATCACCACAATTCACCGGTATACCCAGTCCACCGACGGTCGTGTTTAATTCGTCGCAAATGGCACCACCACCCTCACAGGCTGGCCTCTACGCACCATTCCATTCACTCGATCATTCGAGTCGCTCACAATTCTCAGCCGCTGCAGCGGCGCACAGTTTCCCTGGTCACTATAGTGCAGCGGCAGCAGCGGCCGCTGGTGGACCCTTTAATGCTTATGCGATGCAAACAACAGCCAATATGGCTGGTGGACCCACACCCGAAATGTATTCCAGTCTAACGTCACAGTTCCGCATGGGCGGCGGTCCATCACCATTCGGCAATCCAAATTCCCAACAGCTAAACAATCCGAATGCCCAAGCTGTAACGATAATTTCCTCTAATTCCAATTCGATGATGTCGTCTGTGGGTTCGGTAAAACCACCACCATCATCGCAACAACTTGGCACGATCGGTTCGAAgggtggtggcggtggcggtcCATATGCAGCGCAACAATATATGAATCTGTATCCTGGACCACCGCCGCAGCATCCACAAGGCGGTCCACCGGGGCCACCAGGCGCACATCAATTGCAATCGAATAGTTACTACTCGAATTCGGCTAGTGGACCGAACGGACCGGCATTCTATGGTGGTCCACCACCACAAGGCGCAGGCGCCGGTGCGCAAAACTTTGGTTTAGCCGCTGCGGCTGGTCTATATGGCGGCCATCAAGGCGGACCGCCCGGTTCGAATGGACCACCGGGACCACAGGGCCCACCCGGCCCACAGTCGCAACACACAATGGGCAattttaatacacaatttatgAATTCGCAGCTATTGACGGCGGCGAGTATTAATCAATTTCGCGCAGGACCAACGCCACAGCAGCATGCAGCTGCCGCGGCCGCATACATGAAATCTGGACAAGGACAAAGTCATCTGCAAGACTCG ATGGGACGCCAACTGAAGAGCCCACTCGGCGCTGACGTCAGTTTAAGTTTGGCCAAACAGGTGCAATCTCAACCCAGTCCACCGCACCACAAAAACTATGGCAGC TGGGATCTGCAAAATCAAGTAATGCAACAGCAAGCTCAACAACAATCTCaatcgcagcagcagcaagccgCGCAACAGCGTGCTGGCGGTGTCGGTGGCGGCGGTAACGTGCAGAACATGCCGCCAGGCAGTCGTGGTGGTGGTCCACCAGGTGTACAAGGTGGTCCCGCCGGCGGTGGTGTTGGCGGCCAAGGTGGTCAAGGACGTTATCCAACGCCGATACAGCGTCCTAACAATTATCCACAACATCCACAAGGTGGACcacagtcacaacaacaacagcagcagcagcagcaacaacagcaatcacaAGCAGGCCAACGGCAAAATAATATGCGGCAAGGACCTGGTGGACCACCCGGTAATGGTGGCGGCGGCAATGGACCACAAGGTGGCCCTGGCGGTCACAATAGTGGCAATGTGGGCGGCGGTCCCAACGGTGGTGGTGGCGGACAAGGTTGTGGCCCTGGTGGTCCAAACAATGGCGGTGGCGGAGCTGGCGGCCCCAACGGCGGCGGACAAATGAATAAACCCTACTATGCGAACAATGCGGGTGGTGGTGGAAGTCGAG